A stretch of the Selenomonas ruminantium subsp. lactilytica TAM6421 genome encodes the following:
- a CDS encoding esterase, whose translation MVTYEYGNPHAVITLVQPVDDHDIAGMDAEVAEIQRLSDKDFRLLAVKVDSWNHDLSPWPSPAVFGKDDFGDGAGELLTAILKLCQDKSKIYYLGGYSLAALFAIWAAYQTDKFAGIAAASPSIWFPGFVDYMKDNTIQCPNVYFSLGDKEEKTKNAVMASVGDCIRDGCAWLKEQGLNCTLAWNTGGHFKEPEIRTARAFAWLISSAALKADSNQFASSGCYAGSSGSVR comes from the coding sequence ATGGTTACATACGAATATGGTAATCCCCATGCGGTCATTACGCTCGTTCAGCCTGTGGATGACCATGATATAGCTGGTATGGATGCTGAAGTGGCAGAAATTCAAAGGCTGTCCGACAAAGACTTCCGCTTGTTGGCAGTTAAGGTGGATAGCTGGAATCATGACTTATCTCCGTGGCCGTCACCTGCGGTTTTTGGCAAGGATGATTTCGGTGATGGTGCAGGAGAACTGCTGACCGCAATCCTGAAGCTATGTCAGGATAAGAGCAAAATTTATTATCTGGGTGGATATTCACTGGCGGCTTTGTTCGCCATTTGGGCAGCTTATCAAACCGATAAGTTTGCGGGCATTGCCGCAGCTTCACCATCCATCTGGTTCCCGGGATTTGTGGACTACATGAAGGACAATACGATTCAATGCCCCAACGTATACTTCAGCCTTGGCGATAAAGAAGAAAAGACTAAGAATGCGGTTATGGCTAGTGTGGGCGATTGCATCCGGGATGGCTGCGCATGGCTGAAGGAGCAGGGGCTTAACTGTACGCTGGCATGGAATACAGGCGGGCATTTTAAGGAGCCGGAGATTCGGACAGCGAGAGCCTTTGCGTGGCTTATAAGTTCAGCCGCGTTAAAGGCGGACAGTAACCAATTTGCTTCATCCGGATGCTATGCTGGTTCGTCAGGAAGTGTTCGTTGA
- a CDS encoding LysR family transcriptional regulator substrate-binding protein, with the protein MSTNDSTCLGDSHGSIKNTLAAKPELSYADLDGETIISKGRAYQCFRDNIDRYILLPGLKVKILGETADESIITELVAQNHAINIGYDYAAVLNTHEDIVLRPLSEGTEKGQSVYLITDKYTLPTTASKKFRQFILDWLPASGKHIVIPSCFPSALPIFSTISLASSLITHCKVF; encoded by the coding sequence ATGTCAACAAACGACAGCACATGTTTGGGTGACAGCCATGGGTCAATCAAAAATACCCTGGCCGCCAAACCAGAACTATCCTATGCCGATTTGGATGGAGAAACCATCATCAGCAAAGGCCGGGCTTATCAATGTTTCCGGGATAATATTGACCGGTACATTCTCCTGCCAGGATTGAAAGTGAAGATTCTTGGCGAAACAGCAGATGAATCAATCATCACGGAACTGGTGGCTCAGAATCACGCCATCAACATCGGCTACGATTATGCAGCGGTTCTAAATACCCATGAGGATATCGTTCTTCGCCCTCTGAGCGAAGGCACAGAAAAAGGACAGAGTGTTTACCTTATCACGGATAAATACACTCTGCCCACAACGGCAAGCAAGAAATTCCGTCAGTTTATCTTGGATTGGCTGCCAGCAAGTGGCAAACACATCGTTATACCTAGCTGTTTCCCATCAGCCTTGCCCATCTTTTCCACAATATCGTTGGCATCATCCTTGATTACACACTGCAAAGTCTTCTGA
- a CDS encoding SDR family oxidoreductase codes for MSKDVMIVTGAGQISMAIARRMGYGKKIIIGDKNENNAQAVAEIMNQAGFDVEPFVMDMSSRTSIQAMVQKATEYGEVKYLICGAGVSPSQAPIEVILQVDLYGTAVLMEEVGKVIAKGGAGVIISSQSGHRLPALTPEQDRALAMTPTEDLLKLDFLQPEKIKDTLHAYQLAKRCNEKRTMYEAVRWGERGARINDIAPGIIVTPLAIDEFNGPRGDFYKNMFAKCPAGRPGTADEVADVAELLMSERAQFIAGATFWVDGGATASYYYGPLQP; via the coding sequence ATGAGCAAAGATGTTATGATTGTCACCGGTGCCGGGCAGATTTCCATGGCAATTGCCCGCCGCATGGGCTATGGCAAGAAGATTATTATTGGGGATAAAAACGAAAACAATGCACAGGCGGTTGCTGAAATCATGAATCAGGCAGGCTTTGATGTGGAGCCGTTTGTGATGGATATGTCTTCGCGAACTTCCATTCAGGCTATGGTGCAAAAAGCAACGGAATATGGTGAAGTGAAGTATTTGATTTGTGGCGCAGGTGTTTCGCCGTCACAGGCACCGATTGAAGTGATCTTGCAGGTTGATCTCTATGGAACGGCAGTATTGATGGAAGAAGTCGGCAAAGTTATCGCTAAGGGCGGTGCAGGCGTAATTATCTCCAGCCAGTCCGGTCATCGCCTGCCGGCACTTACGCCGGAACAGGACAGGGCGCTGGCAATGACACCGACAGAAGACCTGCTAAAGCTGGATTTTTTGCAGCCGGAAAAGATAAAGGATACCCTGCATGCCTATCAGCTGGCCAAACGCTGCAATGAAAAGCGCACGATGTATGAAGCTGTCCGCTGGGGCGAACGTGGTGCAAGGATAAATGATATTGCGCCTGGTATCATTGTCACGCCTTTGGCCATAGATGAATTCAATGGCCCGCGTGGTGATTTTTACAAGAATATGTTTGCCAAATGCCCGGCAGGCCGCCCAGGTACTGCTGATGAAGTGGCTGATGTAGCAGAGCTTTTGATGAGCGAACGGGCGCAGTTTATCGCGGGGGCAACATTTTGGGTAGATGGTGGGGCAACAGCTTCTTATTACTATGGGCCGTTGCAGCCATAA
- a CDS encoding GNAT family N-acetyltransferase: MSKNDYRIRLEKIEEHREVENMVRESFWNVYRPGCLEHYVLHCLRNDPAFVPELDFVMEKDGRLIGQNIFMRAVIKADDGREIPIMTMGPICICPELKRQGYGKILLDFSLQKATELGCGALCFEGNIGFYGKSGFDYASNFGIRYHGLPEGVDASFFLCKELVPGYLSGITGEYTTPKGYFVDEAKAEAFDKDFPFKEKLVLPGQIF, translated from the coding sequence ATGAGCAAAAATGACTATCGTATTCGTTTGGAAAAAATTGAGGAACATCGTGAAGTAGAAAACATGGTACGGGAATCCTTTTGGAATGTCTACCGTCCCGGTTGTTTGGAGCACTATGTTCTGCATTGTCTGCGAAATGACCCAGCCTTTGTGCCGGAGTTGGATTTTGTCATGGAAAAAGATGGCCGGTTGATCGGCCAGAACATCTTTATGCGTGCCGTTATCAAGGCTGATGATGGCAGGGAAATCCCGATTATGACGATGGGCCCTATTTGCATATGTCCGGAACTGAAAAGGCAGGGCTATGGCAAGATTTTGCTGGATTTCAGCTTGCAGAAAGCTACTGAATTGGGCTGTGGAGCCTTGTGTTTTGAAGGAAACATCGGTTTCTATGGCAAGAGCGGCTTTGATTATGCCAGCAATTTTGGCATTCGTTATCATGGCCTGCCAGAAGGGGTGGATGCATCCTTTTTTTTGTGCAAGGAACTGGTACCGGGGTATCTGTCGGGCATTACCGGTGAATATACCACGCCAAAAGGTTATTTTGTAGATGAGGCAAAGGCTGAGGCATTTGACAAGGATTTTCCTTTCAAAGAAAAATTGGTGCTGCCAGGGCAAATTTTCTAA
- a CDS encoding membrane protein — protein sequence MNFLRISKEALSIAMAYVGVLVGAGLSSGQDMLQYFLSFGQAGIWGVIVLGLLNVIFGRIIVTLGSHYQSSNHQEVLEQIAHPVINRIIDITLIISCFVVGFVMVAGAGANLQQQFGLPSWAGALLCSLLIIVISFMDFNKITRVLGIFTPIIILMILVVTGYTFAGKTYDFTALNAVASTMNPVMPNIYLSVMNYFALCVMNGVSMALVLGGSVIRIGDAEKGGALGGVIIGVIVTCAALALFANLDMVKDAEIPMLMIVNHIHPLFAFAYALVIFALIFNTAFSLYYATARRFAGDDDRKMHRYIIGIVALGYICSFGGFTQLVSWMYPLLGYMGFLVLAVLSIAWIQERDNIIREKFLRRKMIRLLFRKYDDDYEFTRQHKQTFQKLGEMSAADTESLKKDIKAYVEDVVENHDDLQAYAKENLSMEGSPLKKEKKE from the coding sequence ATGAATTTTTTGCGCATCAGTAAGGAAGCCTTATCCATAGCCATGGCCTATGTTGGTGTCTTGGTGGGAGCAGGGCTTTCTTCCGGCCAGGATATGCTGCAATACTTCTTGAGTTTCGGACAGGCAGGAATCTGGGGTGTGATTGTCCTCGGCTTGCTCAATGTCATCTTTGGCCGGATTATTGTGACCTTGGGCTCTCATTATCAATCCAGCAACCATCAGGAAGTGCTGGAACAAATCGCCCATCCCGTCATCAACCGCATCATTGACATTACGTTGATTATTTCCTGCTTTGTTGTAGGCTTTGTTATGGTGGCCGGTGCAGGGGCCAATCTGCAGCAGCAGTTTGGCCTGCCCAGCTGGGCAGGGGCCCTGCTCTGTTCCCTGCTGATTATTGTCATTTCCTTTATGGATTTCAACAAAATCACGCGGGTATTGGGCATTTTTACCCCCATTATCATTTTGATGATTCTGGTGGTAACGGGCTACACCTTTGCCGGAAAAACCTATGACTTTACAGCGCTCAATGCTGTAGCAAGCACCATGAACCCCGTCATGCCGAATATCTATCTGTCCGTAATGAACTACTTCGCCCTCTGTGTGATGAACGGCGTTTCCATGGCACTGGTGCTCGGCGGTTCGGTCATCCGTATCGGCGATGCCGAAAAGGGCGGTGCCTTGGGCGGCGTAATCATCGGTGTTATCGTTACCTGTGCGGCGCTGGCACTCTTTGCCAATCTGGACATGGTCAAGGATGCCGAAATCCCCATGCTCATGATTGTCAACCATATCCATCCCCTGTTTGCCTTTGCCTACGCTCTGGTCATCTTTGCCTTGATTTTCAATACTGCCTTCAGCCTTTATTATGCTACCGCCCGTCGTTTTGCGGGGGATGATGACCGTAAAATGCATCGCTATATCATCGGCATCGTGGCGCTGGGCTATATCTGCAGCTTCGGTGGCTTCACCCAGCTGGTGTCCTGGATGTATCCTTTGCTGGGCTACATGGGCTTCCTGGTCTTGGCCGTGCTGTCCATCGCCTGGATTCAGGAGCGGGACAATATCATCCGGGAAAAATTCCTGCGCCGCAAGATGATTCGTCTGCTCTTCCGCAAATACGATGACGATTATGAGTTTACCCGTCAACATAAGCAGACCTTCCAAAAACTCGGGGAAATGTCTGCGGCCGATACGGAAAGTCTCAAAAAGGACATCAAAGCCTATGTAGAAGATGTGGTGGAAAACCATGATGACCTGCAGGCTTATGCCAAAGAGAATCTGTCCATGGAAGGCTCACCCTTAAAGAAAGAGAAAAAAGAATAA
- a CDS encoding flavodoxin family protein produces MSKKVVIISTSLRKNSNSEALAKAFAEGAREAGHVVEQISLRDKTINFCKGCLACQKTMQCVIKDDANEITAKIGQADVAALATPVYYYGMCGQLKTLLDRANPLFPADYRFREVYLLATAAEDEEDTVAGTRIGVQGWVDCFDKAELKATLFCGGVTDTGDIVGNAALEKARQVGKNI; encoded by the coding sequence ATGAGCAAGAAAGTAGTGATCATTTCCACGAGCCTGAGAAAGAACAGCAATTCTGAGGCATTGGCCAAGGCTTTTGCTGAAGGTGCCAGGGAGGCAGGACACGTGGTGGAGCAGATTTCCCTGCGGGATAAGACCATAAACTTCTGCAAAGGCTGTCTGGCCTGCCAAAAGACCATGCAGTGCGTGATCAAGGACGATGCCAATGAAATCACGGCCAAAATCGGTCAGGCAGATGTGGCGGCCTTGGCGACACCGGTCTATTACTATGGCATGTGTGGGCAGTTAAAGACGCTTTTGGACCGGGCAAATCCCTTGTTCCCAGCGGATTATCGCTTCCGCGAAGTTTACCTGCTGGCCACGGCGGCAGAAGATGAAGAAGACACGGTGGCCGGAACCCGCATCGGCGTGCAGGGCTGGGTGGACTGCTTTGACAAGGCTGAACTGAAAGCGACACTGTTCTGTGGCGGTGTGACGGACACAGGCGATATTGTCGGCAATGCCGCCTTGGAAAAAGCCCGGCAGGTTGGCAAAAATATTTGA
- a CDS encoding flavodoxin family protein, translating into MKTAIIYDSRTHTTEKAAAFIAKGIVESGYSEVRCFNIDEADLDYIKQSDMVIFGSPTYMASVTGKMKNWLESNIKKLNLAGKLGGAYATEQYIHGGAENAIKEMIVFMMVAGMMVYSGGSACGKPVIHLGPVGMSQNIEDFEEVFFIYGKRMGEQLGKLQKS; encoded by the coding sequence ATGAAAACGGCGATTATTTATGATTCAAGGACACATACAACAGAAAAGGCAGCAGCATTCATTGCCAAAGGAATAGTGGAAAGCGGATATAGCGAAGTAAGGTGCTTCAATATTGACGAGGCGGATTTGGATTACATCAAGCAATCGGATATGGTTATCTTTGGTTCGCCCACCTATATGGCTTCCGTTACCGGGAAAATGAAAAATTGGCTGGAAAGCAATATCAAGAAGCTGAATCTGGCAGGAAAACTGGGTGGCGCTTATGCGACGGAGCAGTATATCCACGGCGGCGCTGAAAATGCCATCAAGGAAATGATTGTGTTTATGATGGTGGCGGGGATGATGGTTTATTCTGGTGGCAGCGCCTGCGGCAAACCGGTTATCCATCTGGGGCCCGTAGGGATGAGCCAGAATATTGAAGACTTTGAAGAAGTGTTTTTTATTTACGGCAAGAGAATGGGGGAACAGCTGGGCAAATTGCAGAAATCATAA
- a CDS encoding GNAT family N-acetyltransferase translates to MLVRQEVFVEEQGFHDEFDDIDEIADHYLLYVDGEIAGCCRVFPSKDNGKYTLGRLAIRKKYRGQSYGSLIMRKVEAWIKKNSIPALELSAQVRVRPFYEALGYIASDDEYLDEGCPHIHMEKAFI, encoded by the coding sequence ATGCTGGTTCGTCAGGAAGTGTTCGTTGAAGAGCAAGGTTTCCATGATGAGTTCGACGATATTGATGAAATCGCAGATCACTATCTGCTGTATGTAGATGGTGAAATTGCTGGATGCTGCCGTGTTTTCCCGTCAAAAGATAACGGCAAGTACACTTTAGGTAGATTAGCCATTCGAAAGAAATATCGCGGTCAATCATATGGCAGTCTCATTATGCGTAAGGTGGAAGCGTGGATAAAAAAGAACAGCATTCCAGCCTTGGAGTTATCGGCACAGGTAAGGGTACGACCTTTCTATGAAGCATTAGGTTATATTGCTAGTGATGACGAATACCTTGATGAGGGATGCCCGCATATTCATATGGAAAAAGCTTTTATCTAA
- a CDS encoding RidA family protein: MRNVEPAGVKAMGHYMPGIVSGNNLFVSGQLPIDPQTGKVITGGAYFQTERALQNMEKVLMGAGVSRDQVVMMHVYVSDIAYWDEVNEAYAKFFGSHKPTRTVVPTGKLHHGALVEVEAVAELREWAID, translated from the coding sequence ATGAGAAATGTTGAACCAGCAGGGGTAAAGGCTATGGGTCATTATATGCCGGGAATCGTTTCCGGGAACAATCTCTTTGTTTCGGGGCAGCTGCCCATTGATCCGCAAACGGGCAAAGTGATAACAGGTGGTGCGTATTTCCAGACAGAGCGTGCCCTGCAGAATATGGAAAAAGTGCTGATGGGAGCAGGTGTCAGCCGTGATCAGGTCGTGATGATGCATGTTTATGTGTCGGATATTGCGTATTGGGATGAGGTCAATGAAGCCTATGCCAAGTTTTTCGGCAGCCATAAGCCCACCAGAACGGTGGTACCCACCGGCAAGCTGCATCATGGTGCATTGGTAGAGGTGGAAGCCGTGGCCGAACTGCGGGAATGGGCCATCGACTGA
- a CDS encoding MBL fold metallo-hydrolase, translating to MKRRTFILGGLGALGMLAGGGALFVNRPEFGRPPQGARLARMEASPHYMNGQFQNLVPVQVMNEKSGENRFVATAKFLFGDKSQLSPKEAMLSDKTDLKTLDVSQDAVVWMGHSTFFLQLGGRRILIDPVFSSYASPVFFINKAFPGSNIYTAGDMPEIDVLAISHDHWDHLDYPTVMALKPKIKQIICPLGVGEYFEQWGFDISIIHEEDWDTEIRLADDFSVHILPSQHFSGRFLRRNPTLWCGMAFVTPVRKVYYTGDGGYGEHFKAIGQKFGGFDLMLGENGQYNMAWHAIHMLPEETAQAASDVGAKLLLPAHGGKFALSRHPWQEPYRELTRFSQGRGYKILTPEIGEVAYLDSGSTQNFGPWWEDMK from the coding sequence ATGAAGCGAAGAACTTTTATCTTGGGAGGTTTGGGGGCATTGGGCATGCTGGCTGGCGGTGGGGCGTTGTTTGTGAACCGCCCGGAATTTGGCAGGCCGCCCCAGGGAGCGCGGCTGGCCCGTATGGAGGCATCGCCTCACTATATGAATGGCCAGTTCCAGAATCTGGTGCCGGTACAGGTCATGAACGAGAAAAGCGGCGAAAACCGCTTTGTCGCCACGGCGAAATTCCTGTTCGGCGATAAGTCCCAGCTCTCACCCAAAGAGGCAATGCTCTCGGATAAAACGGATTTGAAGACATTGGACGTTTCGCAGGATGCGGTTGTCTGGATGGGACACTCCACGTTTTTCCTGCAGCTGGGCGGCCGGCGCATCCTGATCGATCCAGTGTTCAGTTCTTACGCTTCGCCGGTGTTTTTCATCAACAAGGCCTTTCCGGGCAGCAATATCTATACGGCTGGTGATATGCCGGAGATTGATGTGCTGGCCATCTCCCATGACCATTGGGATCACTTGGACTATCCCACGGTGATGGCGCTGAAGCCAAAAATCAAGCAGATTATCTGTCCGCTGGGCGTGGGGGAATATTTCGAGCAATGGGGATTTGACATCTCTATTATCCATGAGGAAGATTGGGATACGGAAATCAGATTGGCGGATGATTTTTCCGTCCATATCCTGCCCTCCCAGCATTTTTCGGGGCGTTTTCTGAGGCGCAATCCGACGTTGTGGTGCGGTATGGCCTTTGTGACGCCTGTGCGCAAGGTGTACTACACCGGCGATGGCGGCTATGGGGAACATTTCAAGGCCATTGGGCAAAAGTTTGGCGGTTTTGATCTGATGCTTGGCGAAAACGGCCAGTACAATATGGCCTGGCATGCGATTCATATGCTGCCAGAGGAAACGGCCCAGGCAGCATCGGATGTGGGAGCAAAATTGCTTCTGCCTGCCCACGGCGGCAAGTTTGCCCTTTCCCGTCATCCCTGGCAGGAACCTTATCGGGAACTGACTCGTTTTAGCCAGGGGCGGGGGTATAAAATACTGACTCCGGAAATCGGGGAGGTGGCTTATCTTGACAGTGGCAGCACTCAGAACTTTGGGCCCTGGTGGGAGGACATGAAATAA
- a CDS encoding MBL fold metallo-hydrolase, which produces MAARVFLIDPWLSPKHVLSFVDIPEMPFHVPDPVKENMAMPFYDLPMSVEEILQGVDYYVVTHIHPDHIDMAMDGTVGAPLDKNVPVICQNEEDAAVFEKSGFKKIIVLSREGMDFGAARLTQVPARHGTVVPCGEAMGIMFTSPKEKTFYLAGDTVWYPEVQENIRKFSPEVIALNCSAAELVENGRLIMNDEDVWSVAMEAPQARLYLTHLDNVAHATITRHTMRSLLMARHVENYDMPGDGESLCY; this is translated from the coding sequence TTGGCGGCCAGGGTATTTTTGATTGACCCATGGCTGTCACCCAAACATGTGCTGTCGTTTGTTGACATACCGGAGATGCCCTTCCATGTGCCAGATCCTGTAAAGGAGAACATGGCTATGCCCTTTTATGACCTGCCCATGTCCGTGGAAGAAATATTGCAGGGGGTTGATTATTATGTGGTAACGCATATTCATCCGGACCACATTGATATGGCAATGGATGGCACAGTGGGGGCTCCCTTAGATAAAAATGTACCAGTCATCTGTCAAAATGAGGAAGATGCAGCTGTTTTCGAGAAATCTGGCTTTAAGAAGATTATCGTCCTTTCCCGTGAGGGGATGGATTTTGGTGCGGCAAGGCTGACGCAGGTGCCTGCTCGTCATGGAACTGTAGTTCCTTGTGGTGAAGCCATGGGGATCATGTTTACCTCCCCTAAGGAGAAAACGTTCTATTTGGCTGGGGATACAGTTTGGTATCCTGAAGTGCAGGAAAATATTCGCAAGTTCAGCCCGGAGGTTATTGCCCTTAACTGTTCCGCTGCTGAATTGGTAGAAAATGGCCGTTTGATTATGAATGATGAGGATGTTTGGTCTGTGGCCATGGAAGCACCGCAGGCTAGACTTTATCTTACACATTTGGATAATGTTGCTCACGCTACCATTACCCGTCATACTATGCGTTCCTTGCTCATGGCCCGTCATGTGGAAAATTATGATATGCCTGGCGATGGCGAAAGTCTTTGCTACTAA
- a CDS encoding DUF389 domain-containing protein has translation MNTLKTVAANIFDLEKDRAPLEEIAERIHSGGTLKGTNMCILILAIFIASIGLNMNSTAVIIGAMLISPLMGVIMSLGYGMATYDSAYVRESFLKLVFQVILSVLTSAVYFTLSPIDTASTELLARTEPTIWDVLIAIFGGLAGIIGSTRIEKSNVIPGVAIATALMPPLCTAGYGLATYSPKFFFGALYLFFINSFFICLTTFIVLKFIKIPAKTYVSEQVFRRQRWLLSLLGVLIILPSMYMAYQSIRNNLEHAQVKAYIESNFQQGNPQVVAFHLTPQEKKLDLTLIGRTVTDEEQAELEKKLQTYSHFADWNLHIIQNDLSGTVRTEDVQNLINTQWNAAGGASLAKAQEDLRKYKELSMRYSPAYQRFEADQKLLASIREKAPILFPAFAGIEGAAIATENNESQIVYTGFLAIITCKAALDEDEQARLQKWLNAEAELPVSFILKIAPEAK, from the coding sequence ATGAATACCCTCAAAACCGTCGCCGCCAATATCTTTGACTTGGAAAAGGACCGTGCCCCCTTGGAGGAAATAGCGGAGCGCATCCATAGCGGCGGCACCCTCAAAGGCACGAACATGTGTATCCTGATTCTTGCCATCTTCATTGCCTCTATCGGCCTGAACATGAACAGCACCGCCGTCATCATCGGCGCCATGCTGATCTCGCCGCTGATGGGCGTAATCATGTCCTTGGGCTATGGCATGGCAACTTATGACAGTGCCTATGTCCGGGAATCCTTCCTGAAGCTCGTATTTCAGGTCATTCTCTCCGTCCTGACCTCGGCGGTATATTTTACCCTCTCCCCCATCGACACTGCCTCCACGGAGCTACTAGCCCGCACGGAACCCACCATTTGGGACGTGCTTATCGCCATCTTTGGCGGCCTGGCCGGCATCATCGGCAGCACCCGCATCGAAAAGAGCAATGTGATTCCCGGCGTAGCTATCGCCACCGCCCTGATGCCACCCCTGTGCACGGCAGGCTATGGACTAGCCACCTATTCGCCCAAATTCTTCTTTGGCGCGCTCTATCTCTTCTTTATCAACAGTTTCTTCATCTGCCTGACCACCTTTATCGTGCTGAAATTCATCAAAATTCCCGCCAAGACCTACGTCTCCGAACAGGTTTTCCGCCGCCAGCGCTGGCTTCTCTCCCTGCTGGGCGTGCTCATCATCCTGCCCAGCATGTATATGGCCTACCAGAGCATCCGCAATAATCTGGAACATGCTCAGGTCAAAGCCTATATCGAAAGCAATTTCCAGCAGGGAAACCCACAGGTCGTAGCTTTCCATCTGACGCCCCAGGAGAAAAAGCTGGATTTGACCCTTATCGGCCGGACGGTTACGGATGAAGAACAGGCCGAATTGGAAAAAAAGCTGCAGACTTATTCCCATTTTGCAGATTGGAACCTGCATATCATTCAGAACGATCTGTCCGGCACCGTCCGCACTGAGGATGTCCAAAACCTCATCAACACCCAGTGGAACGCCGCTGGCGGAGCCAGCCTTGCCAAAGCTCAGGAAGATTTGCGCAAGTACAAGGAACTGAGCATGCGTTACAGCCCCGCCTACCAGCGATTCGAGGCCGACCAAAAGCTGCTGGCCAGCATACGGGAAAAAGCTCCCATCCTGTTCCCAGCCTTCGCCGGTATTGAAGGAGCCGCCATCGCCACGGAAAACAATGAAAGCCAGATTGTTTATACGGGCTTTCTGGCCATCATTACCTGCAAAGCCGCCCTTGACGAAGACGAACAAGCCCGCCTGCAAAAATGGCTCAATGCCGAAGCCGAACTTCCGGTAAGCTTTATCCTGAAAATTGCCCCGGAGGCAAAATAA
- a CDS encoding helix-turn-helix transcriptional regulator: MMNPKLKSYIPVADMIAQTWGAECEVVLHDVADPEHSVVYVVNGHVTGREIGQGFEHFVKSALEQGGTNEDFVANDFFRKKGKLIRTSSAMIRDDEGKLIGALCINIDMTRMLQQAEYIQSFLPQAQEKTTVKKDVSPDRVEDMVFSLIDNILADCETAALSREERIAKIRFMDTRGIFQLKGSIEQVAERLGVNKVTVYSYLDEVRGKR, encoded by the coding sequence ATGATGAATCCGAAGCTAAAATCCTATATTCCCGTTGCCGATATGATAGCTCAGACCTGGGGCGCAGAATGTGAAGTGGTTCTGCATGATGTGGCAGATCCGGAGCACAGTGTGGTATATGTGGTCAATGGCCATGTAACAGGCCGGGAGATTGGCCAGGGATTTGAGCATTTTGTCAAAAGTGCCCTGGAACAGGGCGGTACAAATGAAGATTTTGTAGCCAATGATTTCTTTCGCAAGAAGGGGAAGCTGATTCGTACCTCGTCTGCGATGATTCGTGATGATGAGGGCAAGCTGATTGGTGCGCTCTGCATCAATATCGACATGACGCGGATGCTGCAGCAGGCAGAATACATTCAGTCCTTCCTGCCTCAGGCTCAGGAAAAAACAACGGTCAAGAAGGATGTTTCCCCTGATCGGGTAGAAGATATGGTCTTTTCCCTGATTGATAATATCCTGGCCGACTGTGAGACAGCAGCCCTTTCCCGTGAGGAACGCATAGCCAAGATACGCTTCATGGACACACGGGGCATCTTCCAGCTGAAGGGCAGCATTGAGCAGGTGGCGGAGCGCCTGGGTGTAAATAAGGTTACGGTATACAGTTATTTGGATGAGGTTCGCGGTAAACGCTGA